In Chaetodon trifascialis isolate fChaTrf1 chromosome 8, fChaTrf1.hap1, whole genome shotgun sequence, the DNA window TAAGACAAACAGAGCCCGATTGTAACGacgacacacacagaaactgcagtgtttttgaggGGAGGGTCTGCAGTCACGGACCCTCTGGCTATTCAGTCACTTCCGCCCCTGCACAAAAGCCGTGCTGTGTTCCCAGCCAGGCGACACAGGCGCTTACTGTCTGAGCTTAAAGGTGAGCCAAGGAAGGTGCACACTTACGCCACCATGAGGTCGGACTCCTCGGAGACCAGCGCGTTCTTCTCGTGGACCAGTTGGATCCACTGTTCGATCATCTCAGGAGAGCCGCTGCTGCCTGGAAGTGGAAGAGCGCAGTGTTTGGATATCCGTGTGCTCGTTAAGTTAGAAAGAAAGAGGAACGAGATGTCGTGGAACGAGATTTATTTGTCTGCAGGTTTCTGTCTTACCAGCCTCTCCTCGCAGAACTCGCTCCAGCTCCACGCCCTTGTCCTCCAAGTCCTTGAAGGTCACCTCAATCTCCTCCAGTCTCCTCTGGATGGACTGCGAACCATgagaaaaacattaaagttaGAATCCTCATTCATTAAATCAAACCCTGTATTCATGGTCGCCATTCAGTACTTTCACATTCCACGAATCATTTATCTGTATATAGTAGTTGTCATTGTTCGTGGCAGGGTCCGCCATTCCCACGCAGGCTTCAAACTGCCTGCCTAAGCGTGAGGGATTTATAGGAAATGCTTCAGTGTTActctttttaattttgtctCATTGATGTCAGCTTCAGTGGTCACGGTTCACTCCATCACAGCTGTATCACAGCTTTATTTTGTTCTTAACTATGCATGTCCCActgtggcttttattgtgaagatgCCGCAGGAAATATGCTTGTGGCAGCGATCTGGTGTGTCTACAGAACAAGACATGgttattattttaaatattgcagAGAGCAATGAGACAATTTGAGCTTTTCGACAGGCTGCACACATCCAGCGCCTCAAACAACATTTGCTGTTACCACCAGTACTGACAGGGGGCGCCACATCAACCAGGAAAGAAATCTCAAGGATTCAAACGTACAATAAATATTCTGAAAAGAAGTTGCTGCACTGTTGACAGATTTAAGAGCAATAAAGTTAGATATTCGAGTTCAAAGCTTGTGAGTGACGCTGGAGAAGCTGCTGATCAATAAAACATAGATGAGCGATGAGTATTGTGACACTGACCTGGGCTTTGCGCAGTCGCTGTAATTCGCTGATCTTGGCACGCCGCTCCAGcgtcctcatcttcatcagctccaGCTTCTCGGCCTCAACAGGGTCCGATGGCACAGTCTGGAACTAGAGGCAAAGAGTCAGTGTTGTACACGCACTTCTGGTAAAAACGAAGCAGCATGCAGACAGAAAACGTCAGCCTCTCCTTACTTTCTCATCAAATAAGTCGATATCGTCTTGCTCAAACAtctcatcatcgtcatcatcgtcgtcgtcgtcgtctcCATCGGCGCCCTCCTCTGAGGCGCTGTGAACATGTCTGAATGTTGTTTCTGTGGTAAAAACGCAAAACGGATGTTGTGACAAGTGTGACAATGAATCCAGATTTACCAAGATCTCAAAGCAAAGAGGAGACGAGTCTTCGGCTTACCCACTCTCCCTGGATGACTGACGAGGACGCTGAGCCGGGGGTCTCTGCTGATCCTCGGGGACGAGAGATTCCAGGGGGAAAACTTGGACCGTACTCTGGTCTGCCCGCTTGGCATCTCTTTCCTCCTGAAGCAGCGCCGATTCCTCTTCTCGCGGACGTGACTGGCGGTGCTCCCGCTCCAGTAGCCCTCCTCTTCTTGCCCGTCCAGGCCCTCTGGCTTCGGAGGGCTTGGACCCCCTGCAgttgcagaggaggaggagcaggaggaggatcCGCCAGGGGTCTCTGAGTCGGAGTCTGCGCTGAAGCTCTGAAGATTCACCAGCTGGGTTTTCTCCTCAGCGGTCAGCTGAAGCTTTCGGAGCGACTGCTTTGGACGGGAGTCTGGCGCCGGGGCTGGAGATGAATGTTTTTCTGGAGTGGAGGGATTGAAAAGGTGGAGCGTGCGAGGCTTTGCGGTTGGAGGAGACGGCTGAGGGCTGGGGTTCTGCCGAGAGAGACGTGGCTTGGGGACCGGACAGGGCGTGTTGGGAGGAAGCTCCTCAGTCTCCTCCTTGGGGGGTGCTGCTTCCCCAGCTTTCGATGGAGCGTCTGTGGAAGCTTTTGATGAATGTGGTTCTTGGGATTCCTCTTGGGATTCAAGTACATGATGGTCCTGCCCTTCAGGTTCGTGTGTGGGACCACAGTCCAGAGTGTGCTCGTACTCCTCATCTGACGGAGACGGGGTGTAATCGTCGCTGGAGAGCCCGTTCTCTTCGTCTGACCCTTTCAGATTTCCTTCGCTATCCTGCAAACAGAAATGACATTGAAAAaccaaaaaggaaaatgttgatGATGTTTTGGTCTGCAGGCCTCACATACTTTGACACAAACATTCTCATTAGCTGTGCATAACTGCTGCGAGCGAGTCAGCCCTGCAGGCTGACGACATCGGACCGGGCGCCAGAAGGATGATGTATCATGCAACAGAAGATTGTGTAACACGAGCATTATGAACACAAGGATTCAACATGGAGTCTGGAGCAGCAAGCGGCAGAATGGCTTACATCTGTTCTGTTCAGTGACCCACCTTACAAGACGGTTCAGCCCCGTCTGCCAGATCCAGCTCCTCAGAGTGCAGCTCACAGTAAAATCTCCCTGAGGAGACATCACAGATAAAAACAATGAACGTAGTTGAAAAGTCAGAGACAAGCGACGTGCTCAAGAGGAAAAACCCTGCTGTTCTCTTAAATCATTCATCACTCATCTCAGTCTGAGTGGAACCCCCTTTAAAAGGGTCTCAGTGCAAATTATTAattagacaaataaataaataactaggTGGTGCTTCACTTACTGGAGCAAAACCTTGTCCTGGCTTTGAGAGAGCACGTTATACCACAGGTTGGAACCAGAATTACAAGTGATTTGTTTTAGCAGGTGCTCACCTGTGGTCTGGTCGAAGGTGTATCCTCCCAGCCTGAGCGTGATGCCGCACTGGTGGCAGGTGAAGCAGCTCCGATGGAAGAACTTGCCCTCGGCACTGATGCGCTCCAGCACGTAGACCCTCTGACCGCAGAAGTAACACTCCTCGCTGTTGGTCATCGCCGCACCGGGACCAGGACcgggttcaggttcaggttcaggagcaggtgcaggtgtgGGACTGAGCTCAGGGGACACAGGAAGCACCACCGGCTGAGGGAAGAGGTCGTAAGACAGAGTTAAAGTCAGCGAGGCGATAACAAGAAGAATTAATAGAGAAAGCTTCAAAAGCAGAGTCCAGTTAGTTAAACACAGCTCGCACTGACCTCATCTTCCATTCTCGTCTCTCTTGCTCGTTTCTCAGATGCCAGAAtctcctgcagagaaaacaagaaaaaaaaaaaacaaccatcgCATGACCTGATTATGCAGAGAACATTCAAACAAACCTTTTCAATGAATAACCACAATCCGCTTCCCATGAAATAACAGACGAAACAGGCGTGAGTCACACAGAGCGAAGGCCCAGACGTGACCTCCAGCCGCCGAGCCGGCGCGTTTGAAGATGTCTTTATCAAACACTTCTGGCTGCTGTGTAAACACTGAGTCCTGGTCACAGTGGGCGTACCTTGCGTCTTTGCAGAGAGTTGTGCTTCAGCTTGTTCAGGAAAAAGATAGCTGACTGTGTCTGGGAGAGAGTCAGAGGCTTGGACGATGGCAGGAAGCCTGCAGGTTCTGTAGCcagcacaaaatgaaagaaagaaaaatgtcagaGGGACACAGCGGATTCACTTCATCTTCCTGTTACACTGCAAGCCTGGAGACACCTCACTGCTGGCCTACTTGCAGCTTTGCATATAGCTGCATAAAATCTTCTGACTGCCTTTTTCAATATCCTCAAGGTAAAATCCTTTAATGTCAGATACTCCGTCAGAAATACAAATAATCCCTCTTGTATTTTCTGTAgcgtcacagcagcagcagcagcagcagcagcagctgaattcaACTTGTCAATCCACATAAAAAGtcctcagctccagctctgacTACCACTCCCACTCTTTCATCACTCAGATAAGGTTACCGGAGAATGACAGCTCCCTCCTGCCTGCACATCAGTCAGCGGATCCCGAGCAGAGCAGCGCAGCATCACAGACACGGGAGTGTATCACACCCACTCCACTTCATTCACTGCCTTCAAACGCTGGGTTCACATATACGCTGCACAAACTCCTCACGGTACAAAGGCTGAGAAAAATACCTCTGCTGCAAACAGCCGGGAGGAAAATCCTGCTTCAGCGCAGGAACAGCAGACCCCCTTCAGGAAAGCTAGTCCCACCAGAGCCCCGCTCGGCCAGGTCCACACCGAGgctgtgtgctctgctgctgctgctgggctggCTGAGAGCAAGAGAGCAGCTCGACCAGTAGAGGCTGGCTCTGAGCACAGCACTGGCCACTTGAGCCAAAATGAATTCTGGGTAACGTGCTCTTAAAGAGACAGCAGCCATTTGATCACTTctcaacagcaaacacatttcagtggGAGGACACCTGACCCTTTTAAGGTGATGCTAATGCTGTGCAGTGTCTAAGCAACCGGGTTACGTAAGATTGAGGCTGCTGTCACCAGCAGCTATCTCCAGAATAATACCGGAAcataaacagcattaaaaatgacataatTAATGAAACATTAACTGTGGTGTATTGCAAAGTGCTTTCTTGGCTTTTCCATTTGGCCTTGCTTGATATTCTTTTTACCCTTGCACAATATACCCAAACCTTTACCTTTGGCTGGCACAGTGAAGGCCTTTTGGATCTGGGTGAGGTAGAGCACCATAGACAACTTGTCTATCTGACCGCTGTTGGCTAAATCACTGGCAGACATGACAGGTGGGATGCCCAGCTCCTTCTCCAAGATGCTAAAAGCCAGCTGGTTGTTGTGAACGGTGCTGGACTCATCCAGGGACGACATGTTACTGTGGACGAGTTAAAAAGGTGGATTATTATACAGAGGGTGTCATTAAATTAGTTTTGGTTACTCTTTGGTTAGCCAAGGATTTTATTAGGTGAAATGTGTTAAATTCACTTTTTTATTTGAAGAACTGGGTCAAATTAGCACAATTGAATCATTACGTAGCAACACAGAGTCCCACaggatgctaatgctaacggcTAATGACTCACATGAGCTGAGGTCTGAAGTGGTGGATCAGAG includes these proteins:
- the mical1 gene encoding F-actin-monooxygenase mical1 isoform X1 translates to MASQDPVNPSHAAFDLFIQAQTCKDVRHNFVALCRQLDINPKDFRSFYTKLKERLNYWKAKALWTKLDKRASHPDYQQGKACSKNKCLVLGAGPCGLRTAIELSLLGAQVVVLEKRESFSRNNVLHLWPYTICDLRALGAKKFYGKFCTGSLDHISIRQLQLILLKVSLLLGVEVHTGVEFQGLNEPTGENGWTAKLQPASHPAAAFQFDVFISAGGGRFVPDGFKHKELRGKLAIGITANFINRNTAAEAQVAEISGVARIYNQKFFQNLLTETGIDLENIVYYKDDTHYFVMTAKKESLLKKGVIKQDCSNAEELLAPANVDPEALRLYAHDAAHFSTGGKLPDLQFAQNHAGQPDVAMFDFTCMQRAENASLVRERRGKKLLMALVGDCLVEPFWPLGTGIARGFLAAFDTAWMVRSWGMGVPHLKVLAERESIYQILSQTTPENTSKNYAGYSINPKTRYTRVNLSSIQTSQVQHLYDVDKANPSSKKEKNRLPHMRQDSVSGFEELLKWCQKHTAGYENVDVKDFTQSWRSGLALCALIHHFRPQLINMSSLDESSTVHNNQLAFSILEKELGIPPVMSASDLANSGQIDKLSMVLYLTQIQKAFTVPAKGKGLEPAGFLPSSKPLTLSQTQSAIFFLNKLKHNSLQRRKEILASEKRARETRMEDEPVVLPVSPELSPTPAPAPEPEPEPGPGPGAAMTNSEECYFCGQRVYVLERISAEGKFFHRSCFTCHQCGITLRLGGYTFDQTTGRFYCELHSEELDLADGAEPSCKDSEGNLKGSDEENGLSSDDYTPSPSDEEYEHTLDCGPTHEPEGQDHHVLESQEESQEPHSSKASTDAPSKAGEAAPPKEETEELPPNTPCPVPKPRLSRQNPSPQPSPPTAKPRTLHLFNPSTPEKHSSPAPAPDSRPKQSLRKLQLTAEEKTQLVNLQSFSADSDSETPGGSSSCSSSSATAGGPSPPKPEGLDGQEEEGYWSGSTASHVREKRNRRCFRRKEMPSGQTRVRSKFSPWNLSSPRISRDPRLSVLVSHPGRVETTFRHVHSASEEGADGDDDDDDDDDDEMFEQDDIDLFDEKFQTVPSDPVEAEKLELMKMRTLERRAKISELQRLRKAQSIQRRLEEIEVTFKDLEDKGVELERVLRGEAGSSGSPEMIEQWIQLVHEKNALVSEESDLMVASRQLELEDKQSMLEMELRKYMELTDKTSEQQAEEDRVLQQMIEVVDMRDSLVAFLEEKRLKEMSEEQEAFSIREAKRHSKAGAQVHWA
- the mical1 gene encoding F-actin-monooxygenase mical1 isoform X2; the protein is MASQDPVNPSHAAFDLFIQAQTCKDVRHNFVALCRQLDINPKDFRSFYTKLKERLNYWKAKALWTKLDKRASHPDYQQGKACSKNKCLVLGAGPCGLRTAIELSLLGAQVVVLEKRESFSRNNVLHLWPYTICDLRALGAKKFYGKFCTGSLDHISIRQLQLILLKVSLLLGVEVHTGVEFQGLNEPTGENGWTAKLQPASHPAAAFQFDVFISAGGGRFVPDGFKHKELRGKLAIGITANFINRNTAAEAQVAEISGVARIYNQKFFQNLLTETGIDLENIVYYKDDTHYFVMTAKKESLLKKGVIKQDCSNAEELLAPANVDPEALRLYAHDAAHFSTGGKLPDLQFAQNHAGQPDVAMFDFTCMQRAENASLVRERRGKKLLMALVGDCLVEPFWPLGTGIARGFLAAFDTAWMVRSWGMGVPHLKVLAERESIYQILSQTTPENTSKNYAGYSINPKTRYTRVNLSSIQTSQVQHLYDVDKANPSSKKEKNRLPHMRQDSVSGFEELLKWCQKHTAGYENVDVKDFTQSWRSGLALCALIHHFRPQLINMSSLDESSTVHNNQLAFSILEKELGIPPVMSASDLANSGQIDKLSMVLYLTQIQKAFTVPAKEPAGFLPSSKPLTLSQTQSAIFFLNKLKHNSLQRRKEILASEKRARETRMEDEPVVLPVSPELSPTPAPAPEPEPEPGPGPGAAMTNSEECYFCGQRVYVLERISAEGKFFHRSCFTCHQCGITLRLGGYTFDQTTGRFYCELHSEELDLADGAEPSCKDSEGNLKGSDEENGLSSDDYTPSPSDEEYEHTLDCGPTHEPEGQDHHVLESQEESQEPHSSKASTDAPSKAGEAAPPKEETEELPPNTPCPVPKPRLSRQNPSPQPSPPTAKPRTLHLFNPSTPEKHSSPAPAPDSRPKQSLRKLQLTAEEKTQLVNLQSFSADSDSETPGGSSSCSSSSATAGGPSPPKPEGLDGQEEEGYWSGSTASHVREKRNRRCFRRKEMPSGQTRVRSKFSPWNLSSPRISRDPRLSVLVSHPGRVETTFRHVHSASEEGADGDDDDDDDDDDEMFEQDDIDLFDEKFQTVPSDPVEAEKLELMKMRTLERRAKISELQRLRKAQSIQRRLEEIEVTFKDLEDKGVELERVLRGEAGSSGSPEMIEQWIQLVHEKNALVSEESDLMVASRQLELEDKQSMLEMELRKYMELTDKTSEQQAEEDRVLQQMIEVVDMRDSLVAFLEEKRLKEMSEEQEAFSIREAKRHSKAGAQVHWA